One genomic region from Streptomyces sp. NBC_00582 encodes:
- a CDS encoding 4-oxalomesaconate tautomerase has translation MSEGVPCLLMRGGTSKGAYFLADDLPAEPALRDQLLLRVMGSPDERQIDGLGGAHPLTSKVAVVSRSADPRADVDYLFLQVAVERPEVTDRQNCGNILAGVGPFAVERGLVEAGETETAVRIRMVNSGDYATATFPTPGGRVRYTGDAEISGVPGTAAPVVIEFPAGERPLLPTGNARDMIDGTPVTCVDNGMPTVLMLAADLGVTGYESPRDLEEDPALADRLRAIRLTAGRLMGLGDVSDATVPKLTLLAPPRAGGAVTTRTFIPVRCHTSIGVLGAAGVAAGLRIEGGVAHKAAVPPADGDRMRIEHPTGFLDIDITLGTTPEGLPTARRTAVVRTARKIFDGTVFPTGGQR, from the coding sequence CTGTCCGAGGGGGTGCCGTGTCTGCTGATGCGGGGCGGCACCTCCAAGGGCGCGTATTTCCTCGCCGACGACCTCCCGGCCGAACCCGCCCTGCGCGACCAGCTGTTGCTGCGGGTGATGGGCAGCCCGGACGAGCGCCAGATCGACGGCCTGGGCGGCGCCCACCCGCTCACCAGCAAGGTCGCGGTGGTGTCCCGGTCCGCCGACCCGAGGGCCGACGTCGACTATCTCTTCCTTCAAGTCGCCGTCGAACGGCCCGAGGTGACCGATCGTCAGAACTGCGGCAACATCCTGGCCGGCGTCGGCCCGTTCGCCGTGGAGCGCGGACTCGTCGAGGCGGGGGAGACCGAGACCGCCGTACGGATCCGCATGGTCAACAGCGGCGACTACGCGACGGCCACCTTCCCCACCCCCGGCGGCCGGGTGCGCTACACCGGTGACGCCGAGATCTCCGGCGTGCCCGGGACGGCCGCGCCGGTCGTGATCGAGTTCCCGGCCGGCGAGCGTCCCCTGCTGCCCACCGGCAACGCCCGGGACATGATCGACGGCACGCCGGTGACGTGCGTGGACAACGGCATGCCGACCGTGCTGATGCTCGCCGCGGACCTCGGCGTCACCGGCTACGAGTCGCCCCGCGACCTGGAGGAGGATCCGGCCCTCGCCGACCGGCTGCGCGCGATCCGGCTGACGGCGGGCCGGCTGATGGGCCTCGGTGACGTCTCCGACGCGACCGTCCCCAAGCTCACCCTGCTCGCCCCGCCCCGCGCCGGGGGCGCGGTCACCACCCGCACCTTCATCCCCGTGCGCTGTCACACCTCGATCGGTGTCCTCGGCGCGGCGGGCGTCGCGGCGGGGCTGCGGATCGAGGGCGGGGTGGCGCACAAGGCGGCCGTGCCGCCCGCCGACGGTGACCGAATGCGCATAGAACATCCCACCGGCTTCCTCGACATCGACATTACCCTCGGCACCACCCCCGAGGGTCTGCCCACCGCCCGTCGCACCGCCGTGGTCCGCACGGCCCGCAAGATCTTCGACGGCACGGTCTTCCCCACTGGAGGTCAACGATGA